Proteins from one Telopea speciosissima isolate NSW1024214 ecotype Mountain lineage chromosome 1, Tspe_v1, whole genome shotgun sequence genomic window:
- the LOC122648893 gene encoding dol-P-Man:Man(7)GlcNAc(2)-PP-Dol alpha-1,6-mannosyltransferase-like isoform X1: protein MLLGRNIFGYIVPVLSFVLLCSELPHKELRFIIGSIPMLNFAAAVSRMKKAFWKWLNLMMLGSLVGSFLFRKQVFQRKRDCCGRISQQKIRNFTYLLSEHGDMMVPSVYSL, encoded by the exons ATGTTGCTTGGTAGGAATATATTTGGTTACATTGTTCCAGTTCTatcttttgttttgctttgttCAGAGCTTCCACACAAG GAACTCCGTTTCATAATTGGTTCAATTCCAATGCTCAACTTTGCAGCAGCAGTTAGCAGAAT GAAGAAGGCTTTCTGGAAATGGCTTAATCTGATGATGCTTGGATCTCTTGTTGGCAG CTTTCTTTTTAGAAAACAGGTATTCCAAAGAAAAAGGGATTGCTGTGGAAGAATTTCACAACAGAAAATCAGGAATTTCACCTACCTTCTGAG TGAGCATGGTGACATGATGGTTCCAAGTGTTTATTCTCTGTAA
- the LOC122648893 gene encoding dol-P-Man:Man(7)GlcNAc(2)-PP-Dol alpha-1,6-mannosyltransferase-like isoform X2, whose translation MLLGRNIFGYIVPVLSFVLLCSELPHKELRFIIGSIPMLNFAAAVSRMKKAFWKWLNLMMLGSLVGRYSKEKGIAVEEFHNRKSGISPTF comes from the exons ATGTTGCTTGGTAGGAATATATTTGGTTACATTGTTCCAGTTCTatcttttgttttgctttgttCAGAGCTTCCACACAAG GAACTCCGTTTCATAATTGGTTCAATTCCAATGCTCAACTTTGCAGCAGCAGTTAGCAGAAT GAAGAAGGCTTTCTGGAAATGGCTTAATCTGATGATGCTTGGATCTCTTGTTGGCAG GTATTCCAAAGAAAAAGGGATTGCTGTGGAAGAATTTCACAACAGAAAATCAGGAATTTCACCTACCTTCTGA